The sequence below is a genomic window from Hydractinia symbiolongicarpus strain clone_291-10 chromosome 10, HSymV2.1, whole genome shotgun sequence.
GTGTGATTATGACTTTAATCTAAACATGGTGCATTAAAGTTGTGGCATGCACAAAATATCTTGATTGCTCACTAgtcgttgctgttgttgttgtttttattcttttgagaATATGTTGAAATTTTGATTCAGAGTTTTGATGATTATTTGTGTAAATAGGTTTGCAGTATTCAAAAAACGTTTCGCATTTAGTGAACTACGAACCCTTATTTCGATCAATTAAAACGTATGTACTGACTTTAAGTTCCTAAACAATGTCGCTAATTTAACGTGTTTAACATCAGATGTATACTACAAGGTTTATATGACAGACACGTAGTTAGAGTCAGTATCTAGGTACATGCTAACACTCCAAACTCTGACGTATTTTGTTATGCTGTGATCGAACTGGCAGCCCCATTTGGTATTTTGTCACAGGAAGCCTGACAACCTGAGGGACCAGAGGAGCTTCGACCACCAAGAAACATAGTTTCTCCTTGCAGACGAACTACAGTATTCCTTTGTctcatatataaaataaatcgaGTTTATTCAGGCTTAATGTGATTTCTTATATGCCATTAAATGATTACAGTAAAGGTTTTTTCTTCTATGGATTAAATAAGAAAACCCTTTTTCAACCACTTTTTAATATTTGGTCACTTGTACCCAAACCAGTATAACGGCGTCTTAAAACCCGCTGGATACGTCACTGTGAAGCATACTCGCTGTGATAGAGTTTTCTCGCCTGGCTGCAGCATGCATTGTTTGATCCTTTATGTAATTTTGAATTAGTGTATATGTGGtcattttggttttttttatgCTTACGTTAAAGGACTTAAAAATTGTAGCAGTCCAGTTAAAAGACTAAAAATAGTAGCAGGCaacacaacaaattaaaatatctGATTTATAGTACAAAGAATTAAAGTCGAAAAGCTGTTTCTGCATATGAACCCATAGAATGTCAAAAGATTTTCTTGGACTGTCCTCCAGGAAACTCATACAAATTGTTGCCTATGGAATTTCTAGCTGGTCAATGCAAAGCAACTGAATCTTTCAATTGAAGTCAATTTACTCTGATAAATAAATCATGTAATGTGTATCTCAAAAAAATGGTAATCTGTAAAACATAAGTTCCTAACCTTGCACATTTGGAGTGTCGAGCACGAATCACAGTACTTAACCAACAATATTAACGTTTATAAACTATACTAATTGTTGGATGCTTACAGAATCCATGGGGTTCTAAAGGATGTTCCTTAACATATGCATGACTTCTGTTTCTTGTTCCAGGTAAAGGAGGTGAAACTATCAAGAGCCTGCAAGTGTGTATAAATGATTGTATTTTGATGGTGAagtttttacacttttaaattatgctaaaatatttaatgttttttcagGAGAGAGCTGGTTGCAAAATGGTATTGTTTCAAGATAACGAGTATGCAAACGCACCTGAAAAACCTTTGCGCATTAGTGGAGAACAATCCAAAGTCTTGGTACCTATACTATattagtttaaatttaaaaaatcttatgTTGTAGAATGTGGACTTTATAGGATGCTCATATAATATTTAATGGGGTATTTCGGTTAATACCACcccttaaaattttaatttaaacgtTTTTGCCTGTTGTTTCTTCTATATATAAGTAGTTGTAATCCAAAGTTTTGTATCCAAATATTTCCTGTCTTCATTTTAGAGggtttttttactaaaatttgCAGAAGTGTTGAAATGTGCCTCAGGCctgtttttaaagttaaaaaaccttttattgACACATTATTTGTTTGGAATTTTTCACAGATATTAAACATAGTTAGGCAATTAAGCATAatttagcatttttttgtttcaaatattTGAGGGTATAGGTTTTTAGTCAAACTTACACTTTTTAGGATCTTTAAAGTAGTACCACCATTTTTGTTTGTGGCCAGGTATCCAGTTGCTTTTTATTAATAGTTAGAAATCAAACTAAGTATTTTCATGAACTGTATTTCCATCCCTATTTACACTTCGGGagcaaagaaaatatttttgactgtCAGGATGCAACAGGCAAAAAGATAGacaaatgcaaaaaataaatttttcaggGTATATATAACCCGAATGCCAGAGTTTTTTCTGTGGGTAAATATAGACTACAGGGATGTAGAGTTACACAGcacttatataataaaaattgtgATTATCATTGTAGTATGGAAAGCAACTAGTTCAAGATCTGTTAACAATGAAAGAGCTAGAGGtaagaaaattatattttctatcCTATCCAAGCTTTTCTATCCTCAGAAAAacttattttaacatttatggTTTTTTTGAATCCATTGAATTAATTTCATGGTAACTTTTGATAATTAATGTGGTGATGttgtaacttcttttttttactattttcttaGACAATCAACCCTCACAAAAAACATTTAGAAGGTGGAAATACATATGAAGAGGTAAGATACTTTTATCTATGATACCTTTTCTATGTTCAATTaacttactttttttttgtgatatgtACTCTATTAGGTTCAAGTACCTCGAGATGCGGTTGGTTTTGTTATTGGAGCTAAAGGAGCAAGTATCAATATGATACAGCAGCAAAGTGGTTGTCGAGTGCAATTCAAAAGTATGTGTATATTTTGATTTAACTGATGTGGCCAAatacttctttaaaaaaaagtaacctCTCTTTCAAAAATTAAGGATATTTTAACTGAAttacaaaacagtttttttttcatttggttaaaaaaaagaaacacagaGAGAATCACAATTTAAACTTGTCAAACCTTTTTGTAATTGCAGAAAAAACATCTCTACAGTACACATACGCTTTTATAATGCACAATATGTTGTTATTTGAGGatgtttatttccttttttatcaAACTCCGCCATAATTTATACTTGCTGAAGCACACATGCCTTCgtaaatataaatattgaatATTAATTATGTGGAAGAAAGAGAAACTTGAGTATCATTTAAAGCCTGTATTGAAAGTATGTATGTATATTGTTATAGATGACATGGAAGGTGATTTTAAAATTGCAATGCTTACTGGAAATCCACAGCAAGTAGCAATGGCAAAGGCTAAACTAAATGAAATTCTACAATctgtaagaaaatgttttttaacagtgacaaaATGTTATTTCGTCCAGATGTTGTTGTGTAggcattaataaaaaaatattcatttttagCACCAAGACAGAAGAGGTGGAGGAAATGTGAGTGTATcataaaatctctttttttgcttgtgttttgtttttaattaatattCATGTACCTTTTTTTAAGTGGCAGGGAGTTCGAGGACCAAGACCAGCCTGGGGCCAACAAGGTGGGCATTTTAATGGTGCTCCAAGACCTAATTGGAGTGGTCCTGGAGGTAATCAGGGCCCAAGATGGGGTGGACCAGCACCTCGGGGTAACTTTGGTGGTCAAGGTGCTCTGCCACCAGGACATAAGCACATGGTTATTCATGTACCAGCGAATAAATGTGGATTGGTTATTGGAAAAGGTTAGTGTGGTAAATTTCATGTGGTTCATTTGTTTATCTGATTTTGAAAAATGCAGAAATCTTATTTTTCAACTTACTCTTTACAGGAGGAGAAACATTAAAGCATATACACAACGAAACAAAAGTAAATATTGAAATCAATCGAGAAGTACCGGAAGTCTCCCCCTTTAGGGTTTTTCATTTGAGAGGTAATTTGAAATGTATTTTGGCACAGTACTACTTGTGACTGAGAATTCATAATTTGCGAAATTACAGGCTATATTTTTAATCGCTTTCCCAACTTGGCAAGCTTGTGAGTGAAACTTGTCTGTTTATTCTCGTATATGTGTgagttcattatttttatgaTTAGGTACCGATGAACAAATACAGCAGGCTACAGAAATCATTCGTGAAAAAATCGGGGATCCTGttagtattttcatttttttacccAGCATcgtacataaaaattttactttaagagTTGGATTTATGATTAGGAATTGTCTAAGTTTataattttcgtttttaactTTATATGTAAATTAATCAATATTGTTCACTATTGCACTAGAGCGTTGTTGCCAAACCTGCTGATGAAAGTCAAAGCGGAAACACAGGGTATGACTTTATAAAGCATGTATTATCTGTGTTTTTAACACAGTTAATAAGTGATGTTATATGATTTGGTTTTAGTCAAGGCGAGTATGGAGGTGGGCATGGTAGTGGATGGGGAGGTGCACAGAACCAACAGTGGGGAGGTCAACAAGCTGGTTGGGGACAGCAACCTGGTCAAAATCAGTGGAATCAACAAGGTTGGAATCAACAACCTGGTGCTGCTGGCTGGAATCAACAGCAGGGTGTACCACAAGCATGGGATCAACAGCAACAATGGCAGCAACCTCAACAAGGTCAATGGCCAAACCAACAGTACCAGCAATGGGGACAACAACCACAGGTTTTGATTAtctattttaataatattagCATTATGTCactgcattttttatttaatatagtttttttaaaattaggcACAACCTGCTGCTGCACAAACTGGTACGCCTGGTGCAGATCCAGCACAGGCAGGTCAACAGGCAGGTGGACAACAAGACTATAGTGCTGCGTGGGCTGCTTACTATCAACAACAAAGCCAATACTATCAACAATATGCTATGCAACAGCAGCAACAACCAACTTCGACTTCTGCTACATCCACTACTGATCCATCAACGGGTGCCGTAGTAGCTCCAACATCTGGGACTGCAGCTACTACTGGTAAGAAAAGCGTTTTACATCACCCCATGTGTCTGAAAGGTTGTGTGATAGCGAAAAGTTTCTATAGATCACTTCAAAGCATTAGTTACCACACCCTGCTCAAtctaagaaaacaaaaaacgaaCATAGACAGTCACAGCTCTAATAAAACTTATTGATTCCACTTTCTAGCTGGTCAAGCACAGACCATGGCTGACTATCAGGCAAAACTAGCGGAATATTATAAGTCGTTTGGACAACAATCACAACaacctcaacaacaacaaccacctCAATAAGGtaatacataaattttaaggACTTTTCAGAGCTAGTAATATCTGATCTATATCTCACTTTTGTTCTGTCCTACAAATTACCTAATTATGTAAATAATTATCTTACTTCGGTTTTTCTATATATGCATATCTCCACCGAATGATTCGcgaaaaaaagtaaaagcagCTGGATTCTTAAAGCTTTTCAGCTAGGAAGTTCAATAAAATACTTGTTCGTGCAGGGTCAACATTTGATCTTCTCCCAGCCTTTAAAATTTTAGTACGTGTACGCCAGTTTGCGCTCGCTTTTAACAGCTAGCATATCCACTTTGTTTACCAAAGGCTTATGTTATACTTCAAACAAGTGGGGGATTTTGTCAAACAGGGCtgaattaatatatttttatcactGGAAACTATTTTAAACATCCTTGCTGCATGGCAACATTTACTTCTGACAATCCGTACtcattaaggtggcagtaaccctttaataaattttagtattttttaccGTAATTAGTTACTGCGAATTATTGGCACACTATATATCCATAATTTTTACTGTTATAACACTTTTATtaagattttatagctataactaTCTTAACACGTATTTAAGAAATTAGGCAGCATacaatgacgtaattattaaagaaaagcTTTAATAACGACAAAGATAGTACTGCACTTCAAGAGCTGCATCTATCGATAGCATTTTCATTTTTCTATAGTTCTGATAAGGTGTgagaaaagatttttattttaaatattttttttttcaacagcgTTTTATGCAGCAGAGGACGCTACCCAAGAAtctttcaaaatatacaaaagtttgaaaattattttct
It includes:
- the LOC130662421 gene encoding far upstream element-binding protein 1-like, which translates into the protein MATQTTDQQNALKDAMARAKQIAAKLAQQANTAPTDVTGTDGDSRKRGLPDSFNVMGTEAKKPAMQMTNLAVDHTDPKVIAQQVANSLVQRAGLGSMIVEEVTIPNKLVGLVIGRGGEMINKLQTDSGAKIQVAPDPPPEMAHFVQDRQITITGTTDAVNKAKNLIEEIRMDGKVPERLVMSGGGGGEFSTDMMIAAGKVGLVIGKGGETIKSLQERAGCKMVLFQDNEYANAPEKPLRISGEQSKVLYGKQLVQDLLTMKELETINPHKKHLEGGNTYEEVQVPRDAVGFVIGAKGASINMIQQQSGCRVQFKNDMEGDFKIAMLTGNPQQVAMAKAKLNEILQSHQDRRGGGNWQGVRGPRPAWGQQGGHFNGAPRPNWSGPGGNQGPRWGGPAPRGNFGGQGALPPGHKHMVIHVPANKCGLVIGKGGETLKHIHNETKVNIEINREVPEVSPFRVFHLRGTDEQIQQATEIIREKIGDPSVVAKPADESQSGNTGQGEYGGGHGSGWGGAQNQQWGGQQAGWGQQPGQNQWNQQGWNQQPGAAGWNQQQGVPQAWDQQQQWQQPQQGQWPNQQYQQWGQQPQAQPAAAQTGTPGADPAQAGQQAGGQQDYSAAWAAYYQQQSQYYQQYAMQQQQQPTSTSATSTTDPSTGAVVAPTSGTAATTAGQAQTMADYQAKLAEYYKSFGQQSQQPQQQQPPQ